The Quercus robur chromosome 7, dhQueRobu3.1, whole genome shotgun sequence genome has a segment encoding these proteins:
- the LOC126691731 gene encoding thylakoid membrane protein TERC, chloroplastic isoform X2, whose product MGLASVIHPGMPRVSLPPKWTRLQLSHHHILTISTPTVGHNCRRAEYFPISCSRGTEQEDNLSTSESKRINSQSYDDIVNTETSDTSSSASHLETTQAHEYTSSVRTVALCVCTAVAFGIGLGLKDGVGKATEFFAGYILEQSLSVDNLFVFVLIFKYFKVPIMYQNRVLSYGIVGAVVFRLTLILLGAATLQRFEAVNLLLASILLYSSFKLFTSEEDDSDLSDNFVVKTCQRFIPVTASYDGNRFITSQGGVWKATPLLLTVAVIELSDIAFAVDSIPAVFGVTRDPFIVFTSNLFAILGLRSLYTLISEGMSDLEYLQRV is encoded by the exons ATGGGATTAGCTTCAGTAATCCACCCCGGCATGCCTAGGGTTTCGCTCCCACCCAAATGGACTCGCCTTCAACTTAGCCACCACCATATTCTCACCATTTCTACACCtacag TCGGTCATAATTGTCGCCGAGCCGAATATTTTCCAATTTCTTGCTCCAGAGGAACCGAGCAGGAGGATAATTTATCTACCTCAG AAAGCAAGAGAATCAATTCTCAATCATATGATGACATTGTCAACACAGAGACATCTGACACTTCTTCTTCGGCCAGTCATTTAGAAACAACTCAGGCGCATGAGTATACCTCCTCTGTTAGAACTGTTGCCTTGTGT GTGTGCACTGCAGTGGCATTTGGCATTGGTTTGGGTTTGAAAGATGGAGTTGGCAAGGCCACTGAGTTTTTTGCTGG GTATATATTGGAACAAAGTTTGTCAGTGGACAATCtgtttgtctttgttttgaTATTCAAGTACTTTAAAGTGCCAATTATGTATCAG AATCGGGTACTTTCATATGGTATTGTTGGTGCTGTGGTCTTTCGTTTGACGTTGATACTCCTTGGAGCGGCCACCCTTCAG AGATTCGAGGCAGTGAACCTACTACTGGCTTCAATTCTCCTATACTCCTCATTTAAG CTATTTACCAGTGAAGAAGATGATAGTGACCTATCCGACAACTTTGTGGTGAAGACATGCCAAAGATTTATCCCTGTCACAG CTAGTTATGATGGCAATCGTTTTATAACAAGTCAGGGTGGTGTCTGGAAA GCCACTCCTTTACTTCTCACGGTAGCAGTTATTGAGCTCAGTGACATAGCATTTGCA GTTGACTCAATACCTGCAGTCTTTGGTGTAACACGGGATCCTTTCATAGTTTTTACTTCTAATCTCTTTGCGATCTTAG GTTTGAGATCGCTTTACACTCTGATTTCTGAGGGTATGTCAGACTTGGAGTATTTACAG CGTGTATAG
- the LOC126691731 gene encoding thylakoid membrane protein TERC, chloroplastic isoform X1: MGLASVIHPGMPRVSLPPKWTRLQLSHHHILTISTPTVGHNCRRAEYFPISCSRGTEQEDNLSTSESKRINSQSYDDIVNTETSDTSSSASHLETTQAHEYTSSVRTVALCVCTAVAFGIGLGLKDGVGKATEFFAGYILEQSLSVDNLFVFVLIFKYFKVPIMYQNRVLSYGIVGAVVFRLTLILLGAATLQRFEAVNLLLASILLYSSFKLFTSEEDDSDLSDNFVVKTCQRFIPVTASYDGNRFITSQGGVWKATPLLLTVAVIELSDIAFAVDSIPAVFGVTRDPFIVFTSNLFAILGLRSLYTLISEGMSDLEYLQPAIGIVLGFIGCKMILDFFGFHVSTEASLGVVATCLSGGVLLSLLNKSD; this comes from the exons ATGGGATTAGCTTCAGTAATCCACCCCGGCATGCCTAGGGTTTCGCTCCCACCCAAATGGACTCGCCTTCAACTTAGCCACCACCATATTCTCACCATTTCTACACCtacag TCGGTCATAATTGTCGCCGAGCCGAATATTTTCCAATTTCTTGCTCCAGAGGAACCGAGCAGGAGGATAATTTATCTACCTCAG AAAGCAAGAGAATCAATTCTCAATCATATGATGACATTGTCAACACAGAGACATCTGACACTTCTTCTTCGGCCAGTCATTTAGAAACAACTCAGGCGCATGAGTATACCTCCTCTGTTAGAACTGTTGCCTTGTGT GTGTGCACTGCAGTGGCATTTGGCATTGGTTTGGGTTTGAAAGATGGAGTTGGCAAGGCCACTGAGTTTTTTGCTGG GTATATATTGGAACAAAGTTTGTCAGTGGACAATCtgtttgtctttgttttgaTATTCAAGTACTTTAAAGTGCCAATTATGTATCAG AATCGGGTACTTTCATATGGTATTGTTGGTGCTGTGGTCTTTCGTTTGACGTTGATACTCCTTGGAGCGGCCACCCTTCAG AGATTCGAGGCAGTGAACCTACTACTGGCTTCAATTCTCCTATACTCCTCATTTAAG CTATTTACCAGTGAAGAAGATGATAGTGACCTATCCGACAACTTTGTGGTGAAGACATGCCAAAGATTTATCCCTGTCACAG CTAGTTATGATGGCAATCGTTTTATAACAAGTCAGGGTGGTGTCTGGAAA GCCACTCCTTTACTTCTCACGGTAGCAGTTATTGAGCTCAGTGACATAGCATTTGCA GTTGACTCAATACCTGCAGTCTTTGGTGTAACACGGGATCCTTTCATAGTTTTTACTTCTAATCTCTTTGCGATCTTAG GTTTGAGATCGCTTTACACTCTGATTTCTGAGGGTATGTCAGACTTGGAGTATTTACAG CCGGCAATTGGCATCGTACTGGGCTTTATTGGATGTAAGATGATCTTGGATTTTTTTG GATTCCATGTCTCAACTGAAGCATCTCTTGGTGTTGTAGCTACTTGTCTTAGTGGTGGGGTGCTATTAAGTCTGTTGAATAAGTCTGATTAG